One genomic region from Hyalangium ruber encodes:
- a CDS encoding TonB-dependent receptor domain-containing protein, with the protein MSLPRHLPWLPLVLLLLPFAAGAQGVPSEASAPRAVEVEVQAGDGGTSISSEDARRLGLVTDGGEAPLVPPVLLADSPAAWPEGLEGTPGEVTLELLVDEQGAVAEVKVVQAPSEPRLAEAAQKAAPGLRFQPATLGGVAVSVRLPFVYRFEPPPPPAPVRVRLSGEVRARGTRRPLADAALFIDGEATPAATTDAQGRFTLEVPPGAHRIEVRSPGHLPATFEETLAPGQTLQVVYRLQPGVVNPYETVVRDDKPRTEVTRFSLHEQEIREVPGTQGDPFRVVMLMPGVGSLASGVSYPVVRGSQPAATGFFLDGVRIPMLYHLLLGPAVVHPDFIDTVDFYPGTPSVQYGRLLGGVVEGRLSRPREDRLHATVYADFINAGGFVEYPFASTGTSISVAGRISYTALLISTMANVLNLAEDANRTRAGFWDYQARIEQKVGKGRLRLFALGSSDDVGLSPDEKVLDSAGGGVFQRFHRVDLRGTYPVEGGELEAGITVGLDGAGLIGDETRVIQEQQQVVRVGEYRMDQALVSARAGWRQQLGQRLELRMGGDVEHRRAAVVLRGTGVPPGTRPGDPSDPLKSPSTLTTFSGAFAELTWNPSERWTLVPGVRVDAYHLVPGLTFTGVEPRLTVRHALSETLTLKGGAGLFHQPPTVLLHLPVLDSAGLRYGLQEGVQMDVGAEWRPFDGLELSADAFYNPLSRTVEFDLAEVAENRRRASVSSEDPSESGYAYGFELMARHPLGRQWFGWVSYSFLQSKRRVRFDRYDDNNRVLSSGEATLPFAFEQAHVLNTALSYKFGNNYTVGAVVHFNTGRPESGEITSHTQRVATDPQGNVTWVRADGDRLGRLPPFFRVDLRAAKSWAKDDYTLDLSLDILNVSVQSEVYGYTYGFDEGGGLPERRAIKIPLVLPMLGLKGTY; encoded by the coding sequence ATGTCTTTGCCGCGCCACCTGCCATGGCTCCCGCTCGTCCTGCTCCTGCTGCCCTTCGCGGCGGGGGCCCAGGGCGTTCCCTCGGAGGCCAGCGCGCCCCGCGCCGTGGAGGTCGAGGTTCAGGCGGGCGATGGAGGCACTTCGATCTCCTCCGAGGATGCCCGGCGTCTGGGCCTCGTCACCGATGGGGGAGAGGCCCCGCTCGTTCCTCCCGTGTTGCTGGCGGACTCCCCTGCCGCTTGGCCGGAAGGACTGGAGGGCACGCCCGGCGAGGTGACGCTGGAATTGCTCGTGGATGAGCAGGGCGCGGTGGCCGAGGTGAAGGTGGTTCAGGCTCCCTCCGAGCCACGCCTCGCCGAGGCCGCACAGAAGGCCGCGCCCGGCCTGCGCTTCCAGCCGGCCACGCTGGGCGGCGTGGCCGTGTCGGTGCGCCTGCCCTTCGTCTACCGCTTCGAGCCGCCTCCGCCACCAGCCCCGGTGCGGGTCCGCCTCTCGGGAGAGGTGCGGGCCCGAGGTACCCGGCGTCCGTTGGCGGATGCAGCCCTCTTCATCGATGGCGAAGCCACGCCGGCGGCCACTACCGATGCCCAGGGACGCTTCACGCTGGAAGTTCCCCCGGGCGCCCACCGCATCGAGGTGCGTTCGCCCGGCCATCTTCCCGCCACCTTCGAGGAGACGCTCGCGCCGGGACAGACGCTGCAGGTGGTCTACCGGCTGCAGCCCGGCGTGGTGAACCCATACGAGACGGTGGTGCGCGACGACAAGCCGCGCACCGAGGTGACGCGTTTCTCCCTGCATGAGCAGGAGATCCGCGAGGTGCCTGGCACCCAGGGAGACCCCTTCCGCGTCGTCATGCTGATGCCGGGCGTGGGCAGCCTCGCCTCGGGCGTCAGCTACCCGGTGGTGCGTGGCAGCCAGCCGGCCGCCACGGGCTTCTTCCTCGATGGGGTGCGCATCCCCATGCTGTACCACCTGCTCCTCGGACCAGCGGTGGTGCATCCGGACTTCATCGATACCGTGGACTTCTACCCGGGCACGCCCTCGGTACAGTACGGGCGGCTACTGGGCGGCGTGGTGGAGGGCCGCCTGAGCCGGCCTCGCGAGGACCGGCTGCACGCCACCGTCTACGCGGACTTCATCAACGCGGGCGGCTTCGTCGAGTACCCCTTTGCCTCCACCGGCACCAGCATCAGCGTGGCGGGACGGATCAGCTACACGGCGCTGCTCATCTCCACCATGGCCAACGTGCTGAATCTGGCGGAGGACGCCAACCGCACGCGAGCGGGCTTCTGGGACTACCAGGCCCGCATCGAGCAGAAGGTGGGCAAGGGCCGGCTGCGCCTGTTCGCGCTGGGCAGCTCGGACGATGTGGGCCTGTCTCCGGACGAGAAGGTCCTGGACTCGGCGGGAGGCGGAGTCTTCCAGCGCTTCCACCGGGTGGACCTGCGCGGCACGTACCCGGTGGAGGGAGGCGAGCTGGAAGCGGGCATCACCGTGGGACTGGATGGGGCGGGCCTCATCGGAGATGAGACGCGGGTCATCCAGGAGCAACAGCAGGTGGTACGGGTGGGCGAGTACCGGATGGATCAGGCCCTGGTATCGGCTCGGGCTGGCTGGCGGCAGCAGCTCGGCCAGCGCCTGGAACTGCGGATGGGCGGGGACGTGGAACACCGGCGGGCAGCGGTGGTGCTGCGAGGCACCGGCGTGCCCCCCGGCACCCGCCCGGGTGACCCGAGCGATCCGCTCAAGAGTCCCTCCACGCTGACCACCTTCAGCGGGGCCTTCGCCGAGCTGACGTGGAACCCGAGCGAGCGCTGGACGCTGGTGCCGGGGGTGCGCGTGGATGCCTACCACCTGGTGCCCGGGCTCACCTTCACCGGGGTAGAGCCGCGCCTGACCGTGCGCCACGCACTCTCGGAGACGCTGACGCTCAAGGGTGGGGCGGGCCTGTTCCATCAGCCTCCCACGGTGCTGTTGCACCTGCCCGTGCTGGACAGCGCGGGCCTCCGCTATGGACTCCAGGAGGGCGTGCAGATGGATGTGGGCGCGGAGTGGCGACCCTTCGATGGGCTGGAGCTGAGTGCGGACGCCTTCTACAACCCGCTGTCGCGCACGGTGGAGTTCGACCTGGCCGAGGTGGCGGAGAACCGCCGCCGCGCGAGCGTGTCGAGCGAGGACCCGAGCGAGAGCGGCTATGCCTACGGCTTCGAGCTGATGGCGCGCCACCCGCTGGGGCGGCAGTGGTTCGGCTGGGTGTCCTACAGCTTCTTGCAGAGCAAGCGGCGGGTGCGCTTCGACCGCTACGACGACAACAACCGCGTGCTCTCCTCGGGCGAGGCCACGCTGCCCTTCGCCTTCGAGCAGGCTCACGTCCTCAACACGGCCCTCAGCTACAAGTTTGGCAACAACTACACCGTGGGCGCGGTGGTGCATTTCAACACCGGTCGCCCGGAGTCCGGAGAGATCACCTCGCACACCCAGCGTGTGGCGACGGATCCTCAAGGCAACGTCACCTGGGTACGCGCGGATGGGGACCGGCTGGGGCGGCTGCCGCCCTTCTTCCGCGTGGATCTGCGCGCCGCGAAGTCCTGGGC